A genomic region of Candidatus Eremiobacteraceae bacterium contains the following coding sequences:
- the hemH gene encoding ferrochelatase: protein YLAMRNWRPYSQDALRAARADGVTTLAFVPLYPQYSYSTTRSSLNELRRAMRAMRFEPDLRVVDQYCEDPGYLTALADVTRRCLKDFAAPPERIHLIFSAHGLPMRYIERGDPYLDQVRKTVAAACARLAHPGPTHLSFQSRLGPEKWLEPATEKLIERLAGEGATAICIVPVAFVTEHVETLNEIDIQYAAVAQETGIREFMRACAVKCHPAYITCLADLAERALA from the coding sequence TCTACCTCGCCATGCGCAACTGGCGCCCGTACTCACAAGACGCGCTGCGCGCCGCGCGTGCAGACGGCGTCACCACGCTCGCCTTCGTACCGCTGTACCCGCAGTATTCGTACTCGACCACGCGCTCCAGCCTCAACGAGCTGCGCCGCGCGATGCGCGCGATGAGATTCGAACCAGACTTGCGCGTCGTTGACCAGTATTGCGAGGACCCCGGCTACCTGACCGCCCTGGCCGACGTCACGCGCCGCTGCCTCAAAGATTTCGCGGCGCCGCCCGAACGCATCCATCTGATCTTCTCGGCGCACGGCTTGCCGATGCGCTACATCGAGCGCGGCGATCCGTACCTGGATCAGGTGAGGAAGACCGTCGCCGCGGCGTGTGCGCGGCTCGCGCACCCGGGTCCCACGCACCTGTCGTTCCAGAGCCGGCTCGGCCCGGAGAAATGGCTCGAACCGGCCACGGAAAAACTGATCGAGCGGCTCGCCGGGGAGGGAGCAACCGCGATCTGCATCGTGCCGGTCGCGTTCGTGACCGAGCACGTCGAGACGCTCAACGAGATCGACATACAATACGCGGCGGTCGCGCAGGAAACGGGCATCCGGGAGTTCATGCGTGCGTGCGCGGTCAAGTGTCATCCCGCGTACATCACCTGTCTTGCAGATCTTGCGGAGCGAGCGCTCGCATGA
- the hemG gene encoding protoporphyrinogen oxidase → MSAPFEDLDVAVIGGGISGLAAAHALRKAGRNVVVLEARAKFGGVVGSVQTQMYLADAGPQSFIAAPALLDLAHELGLESQIIVAAGAGAKRYIYRSGSLIAVPTSPGAFIASPLLSAGAKWRLLAEPFVAPRAHQSDESVASFVERRAGPEVLHAVAGPLVSGIYAGDPSRLSAQSTMPALVDFERTNGSVVRGFLARRSRDGAADSRRPNGAADFSRPRSPISFKGGNASLITALATVLEGRIYAGARATKLRQRGAGFTLECEGLPEGTIEAAHVIIATPADSAADLLEPLEPQAAAALRAIEYAPVAQVAIAYPRAVLGAPHDGFGFLACRGEGVRILGAVWNSNIFAARAPDDELLCTAFLGGATDPAIGELDDEQLARVAHADLSQVMRIAPAKPKIVSGFRWERAIPQYTLGHEERLAVIESAVDRIPGLRLTGNYLRGVSVPDCIRRANEIAAALSS, encoded by the coding sequence ATGAGCGCCCCATTTGAGGATCTCGACGTCGCGGTGATCGGCGGCGGAATCTCGGGACTCGCGGCGGCTCACGCGCTGCGCAAGGCCGGCCGCAACGTGGTGGTGCTTGAGGCCCGCGCGAAATTCGGCGGGGTCGTCGGATCCGTCCAGACACAGATGTATCTTGCCGACGCAGGTCCGCAGAGCTTTATCGCCGCCCCGGCCTTGTTAGACCTCGCGCACGAACTCGGATTGGAATCGCAGATCATCGTGGCCGCCGGCGCCGGTGCCAAGCGTTACATCTACAGAAGCGGTTCGCTCATCGCCGTGCCGACGTCACCTGGGGCATTCATCGCATCGCCGTTGTTGTCGGCAGGGGCTAAGTGGCGGCTCCTTGCTGAACCGTTCGTCGCCCCTCGCGCGCACCAAAGCGACGAATCGGTCGCTTCGTTCGTCGAACGCCGCGCGGGACCTGAGGTGCTGCACGCGGTGGCCGGACCGCTCGTGTCGGGTATCTACGCAGGCGATCCGTCGCGGCTTTCGGCGCAAAGCACCATGCCCGCGCTGGTTGATTTCGAACGCACAAATGGTAGCGTGGTTCGCGGTTTCCTCGCCCGCCGCTCCAGAGATGGAGCGGCCGACTCTAGACGGCCCAATGGAGCGGCCGACTTCAGTCGGCCGAGAAGTCCGATCAGCTTCAAGGGCGGCAATGCGAGCCTCATCACCGCGCTGGCGACAGTTTTGGAAGGCCGCATCTACGCAGGCGCGCGTGCGACGAAGCTCAGACAACGCGGCGCCGGCTTCACGCTCGAGTGCGAAGGCCTGCCCGAAGGCACGATCGAGGCAGCGCACGTCATTATCGCGACGCCCGCCGACTCCGCAGCCGATCTCTTGGAGCCGCTCGAACCTCAAGCAGCTGCGGCGCTGCGCGCGATCGAGTACGCGCCCGTCGCCCAGGTCGCGATCGCATATCCTCGCGCTGTCCTAGGCGCACCGCATGACGGTTTCGGCTTCCTCGCATGTCGCGGCGAAGGCGTCCGGATCCTAGGAGCGGTCTGGAACTCGAACATCTTCGCGGCTCGTGCCCCGGACGACGAGTTGCTGTGCACGGCGTTTCTCGGCGGCGCCACCGACCCGGCGATCGGCGAACTCGACGACGAGCAGCTCGCACGCGTCGCTCACGCAGATCTTAGTCAGGTCATGCGCATCGCGCCTGCCAAGCCGAAGATCGTGTCCGGCTTCCGCTGGGAGCGCGCCATCCCCCAATACACGCTTGGCCACGAGGAGCGCCTCGCAGTGATCGAGTCGGCGGTCGATCGGATTCCAGGGTTGCGGCTGACCGGCAACTACCTGCGCGGTGTCAGCGTGCCCGATTGCATCCGGCGCGCGAACGAAATCGCGGCTGCGCTATCTTCCTAG